Within Kutzneria chonburiensis, the genomic segment ACTTCCTGCGCCGGGCCGTGCTCGCCGGCACCGACCGGGTCTGCCGGGCGCTGATCGCCACCGGCGTCGACCGTTTCAGCCTTGTCGACCTCACTCTCGGCGACGCACCGGAGGGCGCCGACCGAGAGCGGTTGCGTTCCCGCAGAAGGAACTCGGCCTGCCCAGCGGGGACTCCGATCCGCTGGTGCTCGATCCGGCGACGGGCGAGGCGGTCACCGACATCCGGGCCCACCTTGGCCTTGCCCGGCTGACACGGGTCAGCCAGGAGGCCAATTCCGGGGTGTGCCGGGGAATGCTGCTCGGCCGTTACGGAGTGAAGGAGGAGCTATGAAGGCCGTTCGGCTGCACTCCTACCACAAGCAGCCCGTCGTCGAAGAGGTGCCGGAGCCGCGGGTTTCCGACCCGTTCGACGTGGTGGTGCGCATCGGCGGCGCCGGTGTCTGCCGCACCGACCTGCACATCATCGAGGAGCAGTGGGCGTCGCGGTCCGGCGTCACGCTGCCGTACACCATCGGACACGAGAACGCCGGCTGGGTCGAGGAAATCGGTTCCGGAGTGTCCAATGTGGCCGTCGGTGACACGGTCATCCTGCACCCGACGCCGACCTGCGGCCTGTGCCACGCCTGCCGTGCCGGCGACGACATGCACTGTGTCAGCTCGGTTTTCCCGGGGATCAACGCCGACGGCGGCATGGCCGAGTACCTGCTGACCTCGGCCCGGGCCTGCATCAAGCTGGACCCGGCCACGCAGCCGTCCGACGTGGCGGCGTTGGCCGACGCCGGCATCACGGCGTACCACGCCGTGCGCAAGGCGGTTCCTCTGCTGTACCCCGGTACGGTATGCGTGGTGAACGGGGCCGGCGGGCTCGGGCACATCGGCATCCAGTCGCTGGCCGCGCTGACCGCGACCACGATTGTCGTCGTCGATCGCAACCCGGAAGCCCTTGACCTGGCGGCGAAACTCGGCGCGGACCAGACGATCGTGGCCGACGGCAAGCACGTCGACGCGGTGCTCGACCTGACCGGCGGCAACGGGGCCGAGGTGGTGCTGGACTTCGTTGCCGAGCAGGGCGCCCAGCAGGACGCCTTCGCCATGACCCGGCGCGGCGGCTCGCATTTCGTCATCGGCTACGGCAGCAACCTCGACATCCCCACCATCGACATCATCTCCACCGAGCGCAACGTGGTCGGCAACCTGGTCGGCACGTACAACGACCTGGTCGAGCTGATGGTGTTGGCGCAGAAGGGGAAGGTCACCCTGCACACCCGCAAGTACCCGCTGGACGCCGCGCCGGACGCGCTGGCCGACCTGGACGCCGGCCGGGTGCGCGGCCGGGCCGTGCTCACCCCGTAGAGAGGCTTGGACCATGGCCAAGGAACTGCGCTTCGGCGCGCAAGCCCGGGACCTGCTGCTCTCGGGGGTGGACAAGCTGGCCGAGGCGGTCAAGTCCACGCTGGGCCCCAAGGGCCGCAACGTGATCATCGAGAAGATCACCGGATCGCCGGTGGTCACCAACGACGGCGTGACCATCGCGCGGGAGATCCACCTCAAGGACCAGTTCGAGAACATGGGCGCGCAGCTGGTCA encodes:
- a CDS encoding NAD(P)-dependent alcohol dehydrogenase → MKAVRLHSYHKQPVVEEVPEPRVSDPFDVVVRIGGAGVCRTDLHIIEEQWASRSGVTLPYTIGHENAGWVEEIGSGVSNVAVGDTVILHPTPTCGLCHACRAGDDMHCVSSVFPGINADGGMAEYLLTSARACIKLDPATQPSDVAALADAGITAYHAVRKAVPLLYPGTVCVVNGAGGLGHIGIQSLAALTATTIVVVDRNPEALDLAAKLGADQTIVADGKHVDAVLDLTGGNGAEVVLDFVAEQGAQQDAFAMTRRGGSHFVIGYGSNLDIPTIDIISTERNVVGNLVGTYNDLVELMVLAQKGKVTLHTRKYPLDAAPDALADLDAGRVRGRAVLTP